TGGCTTCGGAGGGGATCACAAAAAAAGACCCCACCGAGAACATAGAGACCCCGCGGCTGGACAAAAAACTTCCCGAAGTTTTGGATCTGAGCGAAGTGGAAAAACTGCTGGCCCAGCCGGACCCCGCGTCCCTGCTGGGCCTGCGTGATAAGGCCATGCTGGAGCTTTTGTACGCCTGCGGCTTAAGGGTCACGGAGCTGTTGACACTGAAAACCTCGGACCTGTTCTTCGATCAGGATTTCATCCGCTGTTTCGGCAAGGGCTCCAAGGAAAGGATAGTGCCGGTGGGCCGTTCGGCCCGCAACTGGACGGATAGATACCGCCAGGGCTCGCGACCGGCCTTGTTGAAGAAGTTCAGCACCGAGGTGCTTTTCCTTAACAACCGGGGGCGCCCCATGTCCCGGATGGGCTTTTGGAAACTGCTGAAGGCCTATGCCCAGAAGGCCGGGATCAAGAAGCGGGTGCATCCCCACATCCTGCGGCACTCGTTTGCCACCCACCTGCTGGAGGGAGGGGCCGACCTGCGCTCGGTGCAGGAGATGCTGGGCCACGCCGATATCTCCACCACCCAGATCTACACCCATGTGGACCGGGA
The sequence above is drawn from the bacterium genome and encodes:
- the xerD gene encoding site-specific tyrosine recombinase XerD; this translates as MDEALQQYLTHLAVERGLSGNSLGSYASDLKRYLAFLKTKHIDDLQAVERKLVSEFLASLMGYGLSPVSLSRNISALRGFHRFLASEGITKKDPTENIETPRLDKKLPEVLDLSEVEKLLAQPDPASLLGLRDKAMLELLYACGLRVTELLTLKTSDLFFDQDFIRCFGKGSKERIVPVGRSARNWTDRYRQGSRPALLKKFSTEVLFLNNRGRPMSRMGFWKLLKAYAQKAGIKKRVHPHILRHSFATHLLEGGADLRSVQEMLGHADISTTQIYTHVDREYLKEVHRQFHPRG